From one Branchiostoma floridae strain S238N-H82 chromosome 3, Bfl_VNyyK, whole genome shotgun sequence genomic stretch:
- the LOC118411027 gene encoding uncharacterized protein LOC118411027 codes for MKPAGQIVLLAAILTFAELVTAASPRFLVKPRHQVARLGSAVTFHCRVVGDPQPTLIWTTDNLEPLLFPGGTYGRVKVNTNGDLTISDVQLSDRGEYTCQGINVDGAATAKAKLVVLAKGSETNISEMKTKDRLEPIDESAQLDTPWWPRPVLNPSVGTFRDLATEMHKNKKVSEYVSSLRLVGEHLQRLTGKITALDVHLLYYKRESRKTSDAFQRVLGFINGQSRKLDGEDIFSSTRMVVLSGYIGIVKSITSRHMFVENIKRPISNCLIFSQASKIVHNLNTLGASLIELKREIDDFGEILPPEGLQSGALEDFINDTYECPEFQQVDTPDIPERLQENVNVTLLDFAKVAEHSDRISSIIQEARDIIEEIRYVKNILFYSSTLLHSIAKPGTNVALNKKASQSSLLRSEYPAERAVDGNTGTILYPRQECTHTDLEYEPWWKVDLGDTYVISHVTVINRGDCCGERLRNFMVRVGPFEDFRENTPCGDIYSDTPSDGETIDVRCAEPISGRWVSVQLIGREDYLSLCEVQVFSESG; via the exons CAAGCCCGAGATTCCTGGTAAAACCGCGCCACCAGGTAGCTCGGCTGGGAAGTGCAGTGACCTTTCATTGCAGAGTGGTTGGAGATCCACAACCTACCCTTATATGGACAACAGATAACTTG GAGCCGCTTTTATTCCCCGGTGGAACTTATGGCCGTGTCAAGGTCAACACTAACGGAGACCTGACGATATCTGATGTCCAGTTGTCTGACCGGGGAGAGTACACCTGTCAGGGCATCAATGTTGATGGAGCGGCTACTGCAAAGGCCAAGCTGGTGGTCTTGGCGAAAGGAAGTGAAACCAACATTTCAG AAATGAAGACAAAGGATCGTCTTGAACCGATTGATGAGAGTGCACAACTTGACACACCATGGTGGCCAAGACCCGTGCTCAACCCAAGCGTTGGCACGTTCCGTGATCTAGCAACTGAAatgcacaaaaacaaaaag GTGTCCGAATACGTGTCATCTCTTCGTCTTGTTGGAGAGCAC ttacaacgCCTCACAGGAAAG ATCACCGCTTTAGACGTGCATCTTCTGTATTATAAAAGAGAGTCAAGGAAGACTTCAGACGCGTTTCAAAGAGTATTGG GGTTCATCAATGGGCAATCTCGGAAACTTGACGGCGAGG ACATATTTAGTTCAACCAGAATGGTCGTTTTGTCGGGTTATATCGGAATCGTCAAATCAATAACATCACGG CATATGTTTGTGGAAAA CATCAAAAGGCCTATTTCGAACTGTCTCATCTTTTCACAGGCTTCGAAGATCGTGCATAAT TTGAACACTCTGGGCGCATCTTTGATAGAACTGAAAAGAGAAATAGATGATTTTGGCGAAATACTTCCCCCTGAAGGACTTCAAA GTGGCGCTCTTGAAGATTTTATAAATGATACATACGAGTGTCCTGAATTCCAGCAAGTTGACACTCCTGATATTCCCGAAAGGCTGCAG GAAAACGTCAATGTCACTTTACTGGACTTCGCGAAAGTCGCGGAACATTCCGACAGA ATTTCAAGCATCATCCAGGAG GCTCGTGACATCATAGAAGAAATACGATACGTTAagaacatattgttttataGCTCAACCCTTCTACATAGCATAGCCAAACCAG GAACAAACGTTGCACTCAACAAGAAGGCCTCGCAGAGCAGTTTGTTGAGATCGGAATACCCTGCGGAGCGAGCTGTGGACGGAAACACAGGAACCATTCTGTACCCCCGACAGGAATGCACACATACGGACCTGGAGTACGAGCCGTGGTGGAAGGTGGATCTTGGAGACACATACGTCATCAGTCACGTGACTGTCATCAACCGTGGGGACTGCTGTG GAGAACGGCTGCGAAATTTCATGGTGCGAGTTGGCCCCTTTGAGGACTTCCGGGAAAACACACCATGCGGTGATATTTACTCGGACACTCCTTCGGATGGTGAGACCATCGACGTGCGGTGTGCCGAGCCCATCTCAGGGAGGTGGGTGTCTGTTCAACTGATCGGTCGGGAGGACTACCTGTCTCTGTGTGAAGTACAGGTGTTTTCAGAATCAG GTTGA
- the LOC118411028 gene encoding fucolectin-6-like has translation MRNVVESVCDMTGFKEWHLSSVEECKSLRPSQQQLTTTTKLSILKGVAPADRIKERNVALNKKASQSSLLRSEYPAERAVDGNTGTILYPRQECTHTDLEYEPWWKVDLRDTYIISHVRVINRGDCCGERLQNFSVRVGPHQDISRNTQCGETYTKTPADGETIDIYCGEPIVGHWVSVQLVGREDYLSLCEVEVFEVSSPEFEKYRYDVHIGRNVAVGTLLVDLNATNIDEGMRIGDGLAYSFGNNTSDSALELFSIDSVTGKLAVKSSWIGKLSRQYHYSTFSRLNIGK, from the exons ATGAGGAATGTCGTAGAAAGTGTCTGtgacatgacaggattcaaAGAATGGCACCTGTCTTCggttgaggag TGCAAGTCTCTTCGTCCGTCCCAACAACaacttacaacaacaacaaaattatcaaTTCTAAAAGGAGTGGCACCAGCGGACAGGATAAAGGAAAGAAACGTTGCACTCAACAAGAAGGCCTCGCAGAGCAGTTTGTTGCGATCGGAATACCCTGCGGAGCGAGCTGTGGACGGAAACACAGGAACCATTCTGTACCCCCGACAAGAATGCACACATACGGACCTGGAGTACGAGCCGTGGTGGAAGGTGGATCTTCGAGACACGTACATCATCAGTCACGTGAGAGTCATCAACCGTGGAGACTGCTGTG GTGAACGCTTGCAAAATTTTAGCGTGCGAGTAGGACCCCATCAAGACATCTCAAGGAATACACAATGTGGTGAAACGTATACAAAGACCCCAGCAGATGGGGAGACAATAGACATCTATTGTGGCGAGCCCATTGTTGGACACTGGGTGTCCGTCCAACTGGTTGGTCGTGAAGACTACCTAAGCCTGTGCGAAGTGGAAGTGTTCGAAGTTTCCAGTCCTGAATTTGAGAAGTATCGTTACGACGTGCACATTGGGAGAAATGTTGCTGTCGGAACACTTCTTGTAGACTTAAATGCCACAAACATCGATGAAGGCATGCGCATTGGCGATGGACTGGCGTACTCGTTTGGGAACAACACTTCGGATTCTGCCCTTGAACTTTTCTCCATCGATTCGGTGACAGGAAAGTTGGCAGTCAAATCATCGTGGATAGG AAAACTCTCCCGGCAATACCATTATAGCACATTTAGCCGTCTCAACATCGGAAAGTAG